A region from the Longimicrobiaceae bacterium genome encodes:
- a CDS encoding DoxX family membrane protein, which yields MKAKSLLFLRVSVGLLMVIWGIDKLVNVEHGMQVSEGFYFGAFSVPVLLQAFGVVQILVGILICLGLALDFVYPFLLAVTGVTALGVWKSIVDPWGWVLEGSNVLFYPSLIILAASLVLWAFRDEDTLTLRKRR from the coding sequence ATGAAGGCGAAGTCGCTGCTCTTTCTGCGCGTTTCCGTCGGCCTGCTGATGGTGATCTGGGGGATCGACAAGCTGGTGAACGTGGAGCACGGGATGCAGGTGTCGGAAGGGTTCTACTTCGGGGCCTTTTCCGTCCCGGTGCTCCTCCAGGCGTTCGGGGTGGTGCAGATCCTGGTGGGAATTCTGATCTGCCTCGGGCTGGCGCTGGACTTCGTGTACCCCTTCCTCCTGGCGGTAACGGGCGTCACGGCGCTGGGCGTGTGGAAATCCATCGTCGATCCGTGGGGATGGGTGCTGGAAGGGAGCAACGTGCTCTTCTACCCTTCGCTCATCATCCTGGCCGCCAGCCTGGTGCTCTGGGCCTTCCGCGACGAGGACACCCTCACCCTCCGGAAGCGGCGCTGA
- a CDS encoding ornithine cyclodeaminase family protein, giving the protein MRPRSTLLLNRTEISSLLTPDDYIRAVERAFEANGKGLSLSTGLLHIDSHGGEFHIKSSGLDLDGTYVGVKCNGAFWQNRERGLPYVHGGILLFDGETGAPLAIMDSVEITIQRTAAATAVAAKYLARPDSRVVTVCGTGTQGRAQLRFLARVLPVERVYAFGRRTEAAERYASEMGAELGIEVIAVPKPAGAARQSDVIVTCTPARAPLLGREEVAPGTFVAAVGSDNPQKQELDPRLLAASKVVPDITEQCARVGELHHALVAGVMQVSDVHAELGEVVAGKRPGRTSEAEITLFDSTGTALQDVAAAALAYERALAAGRGNFFDLQA; this is encoded by the coding sequence GTGCGACCTCGATCCACCCTTCTGCTCAACCGCACCGAGATCTCGTCCCTGCTCACCCCGGACGACTACATCCGGGCGGTGGAGCGTGCATTCGAGGCGAACGGGAAGGGATTGAGCCTCAGCACCGGGCTGCTGCACATCGACTCCCACGGGGGCGAGTTCCACATCAAGTCTTCCGGGCTGGACCTGGATGGGACGTACGTGGGCGTGAAGTGCAACGGCGCCTTCTGGCAGAACCGGGAGCGGGGACTTCCGTACGTCCACGGGGGGATCCTCCTCTTCGACGGCGAGACCGGCGCTCCGCTGGCCATCATGGACTCGGTGGAGATCACGATCCAGCGGACCGCGGCGGCGACGGCGGTCGCCGCGAAGTATCTGGCGCGTCCCGACTCCCGCGTGGTCACCGTTTGCGGCACAGGCACCCAGGGCAGGGCACAGCTCCGCTTTCTGGCGCGGGTGCTTCCGGTGGAGCGGGTGTACGCCTTCGGGCGGCGCACCGAGGCGGCGGAGCGCTACGCAAGCGAAATGGGCGCAGAGCTGGGGATCGAGGTCATCGCCGTCCCGAAGCCCGCCGGGGCGGCCCGGCAGAGCGACGTGATCGTTACCTGTACCCCCGCGCGGGCGCCGCTGCTGGGGCGGGAGGAGGTTGCCCCGGGGACCTTCGTGGCGGCGGTCGGCTCCGACAACCCGCAGAAGCAGGAGCTGGACCCGCGGCTGCTCGCCGCGAGCAAGGTCGTCCCCGACATCACCGAGCAGTGCGCTCGCGTGGGCGAGCTGCACCATGCGCTCGTGGCCGGGGTGATGCAGGTATCGGATGTGCACGCGGAGCTGGGGGAGGTGGTTGCAGGGAAGCGGCCGGGCCGCACTTCGGAGGCGGAGATCACGCTCTTCGATTCCACCGGCACCGCGCTCCAGGACGTGGCCGCGGCGGCCCTGGCATACGAGCGGGCGCTTGCCGCCGGCCGCGGGAACTTCTTCGACCTGCAAGCGTAG